In one window of Candidatus Neomarinimicrobiota bacterium DNA:
- the infA gene encoding translation initiation factor IF-1, which produces MSEDKSTKETKIGTVVEALPDTMFRVKLDDGKVMLTYLGGKMRHFRIRVLVGDQVKVELNPYDLLRGRIVQQL; this is translated from the coding sequence TGTCGGAAGATAAGAGCACTAAAGAGACGAAGATCGGGACGGTTGTTGAGGCATTGCCTGATACGATGTTTCGGGTGAAGCTTGATGATGGTAAAGTGATGCTTACTTATCTAGGAGGTAAGATGCGGCATTTCCGTATTAGAGTTTTAGTAGGTGATCAGGTGAAAGTAGAATTAAATCCTTATGATTTGTTAAGAGGTCGTATCGTACAGCAATTATGA
- the rpmJ gene encoding 50S ribosomal protein L36, translating into MKVRASVKKMCAKCKIIRRKGVVRVICVHGRHKQRQG; encoded by the coding sequence ATGAAAGTTAGAGCATCGGTGAAAAAAATGTGTGCCAAGTGCAAGATCATCCGCCGGAAGGGGGTCGTGCGGGTCATCTGCGTGCACGGCCGGCACAAGCAGCGCCAGGGATGA